The Paenalcaligenes faecalis genome has a window encoding:
- a CDS encoding UDP-2,3-diacylglucosamine diphosphatase, which produces MLSKLQLHGDVWLAADIHLGPNSPKTAHAFYQFLQQAQHEAGALILCGDIFHAWIGADVAVDPPPWLAHAIYHFRNTALDLPIFFMRGNRDFLLDSRMAHYVGAQMLDDQVILQTDHHRLLLTHGDELCTDDVAYQKFRHRVRGKRLQQFFLKLPLLWRQRIAGGLRKKSSQKQKHLLPAISDVNETSCVELLKKHDEHILVHGHTHRPALHRMQDTEGHNYSRIVLPDWEYDHTEPTRSGWLALQADGQIALHRLHQPTVRFKLKKPHELS; this is translated from the coding sequence TTGTTGAGTAAACTTCAACTACACGGTGATGTGTGGCTTGCTGCTGATATCCATTTAGGGCCTAATAGCCCTAAAACCGCCCATGCGTTTTATCAGTTTTTACAGCAAGCCCAACACGAAGCTGGGGCTCTCATTCTATGCGGAGATATTTTCCACGCATGGATTGGGGCCGACGTGGCTGTGGACCCGCCCCCGTGGCTGGCCCATGCCATTTACCACTTCAGGAATACAGCCTTAGACCTCCCCATTTTCTTCATGCGGGGCAATCGTGACTTTCTATTGGATTCACGCATGGCGCATTATGTGGGGGCTCAAATGCTGGACGATCAGGTTATTCTACAAACAGACCATCATCGCCTGCTGCTAACACATGGTGATGAGCTTTGTACGGATGATGTGGCATATCAAAAATTTCGCCATCGTGTCCGAGGCAAACGCCTACAACAGTTTTTCTTAAAGCTGCCCTTGCTTTGGCGCCAACGTATAGCAGGTGGTTTACGAAAAAAAAGCAGCCAAAAACAAAAACATCTTCTGCCTGCCATTAGCGACGTCAATGAAACAAGTTGCGTAGAACTGTTAAAAAAACATGATGAGCATATTCTCGTTCATGGCCATACTCATCGCCCTGCGCTGCATCGTATGCAAGATACCGAAGGGCATAATTACAGTCGCATCGTGCTGCCTGACTGGGAATACGATCACACAGAGCCCACCCGCTCTGGTTGGCTGGCATTGCAGGCTGACGGGCAAATTGCACTACATCGGCTCCATCAGCCTACCGTGCGATTTAAATTAAAAAAACCACACGAACTTTCTTAG
- the cysS gene encoding cysteine--tRNA ligase codes for MLRIYSSLSRTKEIFQPIEPGKVRMYVCGMTVYDFCHLGHARMLVSFDVIQRWLRTMGYQVSYVRNITDIDDKIIRRAVERNVRMQDVTSFYIDAMHADEKALGVQSPDLEPRATQHVGDMLGIIKLLEDKGLAYQGEDGDVNYAVRQFEGYGKLSGKTLDDLRAGERVAVSAGKRDPLDFVLWKSAKPEEPAESKWESPYGLGRPGWHIECSAMSNALLGMPLDIHGGGPDLKFPHHENEIAQSEGAFGGEMASVWMHCGPLMVDADKMSKSLGNFRTIRQTITNGVADDQASYQANPREAEMLRFFIVRNHYRSMQNYVPENLFDAQQALDRLYQTLANISPTKYEGIDWDSDFAKRFRDAMNDDFNTAGAVAVLFDMANQANREKSPELTAQMKALGGVLGLLQTDPQQYLRSATRYVKDAVQPNTQLSDEQIEALIAQRQSAKENRDFATADLIRDQLKNQGVELEDKAGGLTQWRRA; via the coding sequence ATGTTGCGTATTTATAGCTCTCTATCACGTACTAAAGAAATTTTTCAACCTATTGAGCCGGGCAAAGTCCGCATGTATGTATGTGGTATGACCGTCTATGATTTTTGTCATCTAGGCCATGCTCGTATGTTGGTGAGCTTTGATGTGATTCAACGCTGGCTACGCACAATGGGCTATCAGGTGAGCTATGTGCGTAACATCACGGATATTGATGACAAGATTATTCGCCGCGCTGTAGAGCGTAATGTGCGTATGCAAGACGTCACTAGCTTTTATATTGATGCGATGCATGCTGATGAAAAAGCCTTGGGTGTACAGTCTCCTGATTTAGAGCCGCGCGCTACGCAACACGTAGGCGATATGCTGGGCATTATTAAATTGCTCGAAGACAAGGGTTTGGCCTATCAGGGTGAGGACGGTGACGTGAATTACGCGGTGCGCCAGTTCGAGGGCTATGGCAAATTATCAGGTAAAACCTTAGATGATTTACGTGCCGGAGAACGTGTGGCCGTATCGGCAGGCAAACGAGATCCATTGGATTTTGTTCTCTGGAAATCAGCAAAGCCAGAGGAACCGGCTGAATCCAAATGGGAGTCCCCTTATGGTTTAGGTCGCCCAGGCTGGCATATTGAGTGTTCAGCCATGAGTAACGCATTGTTAGGCATGCCTTTAGATATTCATGGCGGCGGGCCAGACTTGAAATTCCCACATCACGAAAATGAGATCGCCCAATCCGAAGGTGCCTTTGGTGGCGAGATGGCTTCTGTTTGGATGCATTGTGGCCCCTTAATGGTCGATGCAGACAAAATGTCTAAATCGTTGGGTAATTTCCGTACGATTCGTCAGACGATTACCAATGGTGTGGCCGATGATCAGGCTAGCTATCAGGCTAACCCCAGAGAAGCCGAAATGCTGCGCTTTTTTATTGTACGTAATCATTACCGCAGTATGCAGAACTACGTGCCTGAGAACTTGTTTGATGCTCAACAGGCCTTGGATAGACTCTACCAAACCTTAGCTAATATCAGCCCCACTAAATACGAAGGAATTGACTGGGATAGTGATTTTGCTAAGCGTTTCCGTGATGCGATGAATGATGATTTCAATACAGCTGGTGCTGTAGCCGTATTGTTTGATATGGCAAACCAAGCAAATCGCGAGAAATCCCCAGAGCTAACCGCCCAAATGAAAGCCTTAGGCGGGGTGTTAGGGTTATTGCAAACGGATCCACAACAGTATTTGCGCTCAGCGACACGCTATGTAAAAGATGCGGTGCAACCAAATACACAGCTTTCAGACGAGCAGATTGAGGCGCTTATTGCACAGCGTCAAAGTGCAAAAGAAAATCGAGATTTTGCCACTGCTGATTTGATTCGTGATCAACTGAAAAACCAAGGGGTTGAGCTCGAAGACAAAGCAGGTGGCCTAACCCAGTGGCGCCGAGCCTAA
- the tilS gene encoding tRNA lysidine(34) synthetase TilS gives MDATKKPVAKGFADQLISTEHLAQLANKKIVAALQRLMLANQATDVAVACSGGVDSAMLALHATLWARQQGITLHFFHVHHGLQQRAEGWVQHVHHLAQRFGVACHTQRVHVDLTQGDGLESAARTARYQAFEQMAALTGVRHIFLGHHLDDQAETVLLRLLRGAGPTGMKAMAEKTERNGLVYLRPLLAIPRSDLVAVAHEFAKLSHWEPVWDPTNLQDDYTRGALRDRLTPHLNERWRGWQRVLVRHAQQSQQADEVLNEVAAADLAQLDLNESDQSFDLALWRKLSVARQALVLRYWLAQQGMLMPTQARLDDMMRQLRQLHALGFDRQMQVKHGKAFVCCSKGRVFLHFDTSASKAK, from the coding sequence ATGGACGCTACCAAGAAGCCCGTAGCTAAGGGCTTTGCTGATCAGCTCATTTCTACAGAACACTTAGCGCAGCTTGCTAATAAAAAAATAGTTGCTGCGCTACAACGACTGATGCTAGCTAATCAGGCCACTGATGTGGCTGTGGCGTGCAGCGGGGGTGTAGATTCAGCGATGTTGGCATTACATGCCACCTTATGGGCACGACAGCAGGGTATTACCCTGCATTTTTTTCATGTGCATCATGGACTACAGCAGCGAGCTGAGGGCTGGGTGCAGCATGTGCACCATTTAGCCCAGCGTTTTGGTGTGGCCTGTCATACTCAACGAGTCCATGTTGATTTGACCCAAGGTGATGGCTTAGAGTCTGCGGCACGTACCGCTCGTTATCAGGCTTTCGAGCAAATGGCTGCTTTGACCGGTGTACGTCATATCTTTTTAGGCCATCATTTAGATGACCAGGCTGAAACGGTATTATTGCGATTACTACGCGGGGCGGGGCCTACCGGTATGAAGGCCATGGCAGAAAAAACGGAGCGTAATGGCCTCGTTTATTTGCGTCCTTTATTGGCGATACCGCGCAGTGATTTGGTTGCTGTAGCGCATGAGTTTGCGAAGCTCTCTCACTGGGAACCCGTTTGGGATCCAACCAACCTCCAAGATGATTACACGCGTGGCGCATTACGTGATCGCTTAACCCCTCATTTAAATGAACGTTGGCGTGGTTGGCAGCGGGTTTTAGTGCGTCATGCACAACAGAGTCAACAGGCCGACGAGGTTCTGAATGAGGTGGCAGCAGCAGATTTAGCACAATTGGATTTGAATGAATCGGATCAAAGTTTTGATTTGGCGTTATGGCGTAAACTAAGCGTTGCGCGTCAAGCTTTGGTGTTGCGGTATTGGTTAGCTCAACAGGGCATGTTAATGCCCACACAAGCTCGTCTAGACGATATGATGCGTCAATTACGACAGCTGCATGCCTTAGGTTTTGATCGGCAGATGCAGGTTAAACATGGCAAGGCATTTGTGTGCTGTAGTAAAGGCCGGGTTTTTTTACATTTTGATACTAGCGCATCAAAAGCAAAATAA
- a CDS encoding TerC family protein: MEWIADPTAWAGLFTLVILEIVLGIDNLIFIAILVDKLPPHQRDKARVIGLSLALLMRLGLLTIMSWLITLTEPWISLFGHEFSGRDVILIVGGLFLLFKGTLEIRERLDPTVQHASGSRMYASFWVIVTQIVILDAVFSIDAVITAVGMVEHLTIMMIAVLIAIGLMIVASKPLTTFVNKHPTVVILCLGFLLMIGFSLLAEGYGVAVPKGYLYAAIAFSVMVEALNQIAHRNQRKAEARRPMRERTAETVLRMLGKRPVTEVENLAENAEFTPQDPSLVFGDEERNMVSGVLTLSERNVRSIMTPRNDVTWINIEDPMEQIKAYIESEPHSYMPVCRGSLDEVIGLGQAKELIADLITDNRIHLNKLREPVIVHESIGILQLMELFKEARGQLALVTDEFGAIEGVVTPIDIFEAIAGEFPDEDESADIEVIDENHWLVDGAADLHHLEQVLEIDGLIDESEEYSTLAGYLLERFGALPKPEDACSLEWGPFEFHFTVKELDGRRISSVAIERQRLEPHFPSDESHS; this comes from the coding sequence ATGGAGTGGATAGCAGACCCAACGGCTTGGGCCGGGTTATTTACACTGGTCATCTTAGAGATCGTACTTGGTATTGATAACTTGATTTTCATTGCGATTTTGGTGGATAAACTACCACCACACCAACGCGATAAAGCTCGTGTTATCGGATTGTCCTTAGCGTTATTAATGCGTTTGGGTTTGCTCACGATCATGTCATGGCTCATTACCTTGACCGAGCCGTGGATTAGCCTGTTTGGTCACGAATTCTCGGGCCGAGACGTCATATTGATCGTAGGGGGCTTATTCCTACTCTTTAAGGGTACGCTGGAAATACGCGAACGGCTGGATCCCACGGTGCAACACGCCTCGGGCTCACGCATGTATGCCAGCTTCTGGGTGATCGTGACGCAGATTGTGATTCTTGATGCCGTGTTCTCGATTGATGCCGTTATTACCGCTGTCGGTATGGTAGAGCATTTAACGATCATGATGATTGCGGTACTGATTGCAATTGGTTTGATGATTGTGGCCTCTAAGCCCTTAACCACCTTTGTAAACAAACACCCCACCGTCGTGATTCTGTGTTTGGGTTTCTTACTCATGATCGGTTTCTCGCTCTTGGCAGAGGGTTACGGTGTGGCAGTGCCTAAAGGGTACCTCTATGCCGCCATTGCTTTCTCGGTCATGGTAGAGGCGCTAAACCAAATTGCCCACCGCAACCAACGTAAGGCTGAGGCACGTCGCCCTATGCGTGAGCGCACTGCAGAGACGGTATTGCGTATGCTAGGCAAACGCCCTGTCACCGAGGTAGAAAACCTAGCTGAAAATGCCGAGTTTACGCCCCAAGATCCAAGTCTAGTTTTTGGTGACGAGGAGCGCAATATGGTCAGCGGAGTACTGACGTTATCTGAACGCAATGTGCGTTCTATTATGACGCCTCGCAATGACGTGACGTGGATCAATATTGAAGACCCGATGGAGCAAATTAAAGCTTATATCGAAAGTGAGCCTCATAGCTATATGCCAGTATGTAGAGGCTCATTAGATGAGGTGATTGGACTGGGTCAGGCCAAAGAGTTAATTGCTGATTTGATTACGGATAATCGGATTCATTTGAATAAACTTCGTGAGCCAGTTATTGTTCATGAGTCCATTGGTATTTTACAGTTAATGGAACTGTTCAAAGAGGCCAGAGGGCAGTTAGCGCTGGTCACGGACGAGTTTGGTGCCATCGAAGGGGTGGTGACGCCTATTGATATTTTTGAGGCGATTGCGGGTGAGTTTCCCGATGAGGATGAAAGCGCCGACATCGAGGTCATAGATGAGAACCATTGGTTGGTGGATGGGGCCGCAGACTTACACCACCTAGAGCAAGTTCTAGAGATTGATGGCTTGATTGATGAGAGCGAGGAATACTCGACCTTAGCAGGTTATTTACTAGAGCGATTTGGTGCATTGCCCAAACCAGAGGACGCATGCTCTTTAGAGTGGGGGCCTTTTGAGTTCCACTTTACGGTAAAAGAGTTAGACGGTCGTCGTATATCAAGTGTTGCGATTGAACGTCAGCGTCTTGAGCCTCATTTTCCTTCTGACGAATCGCATAGTTAA
- a CDS encoding tetratricopeptide repeat protein, with translation MPIIVLPLRLIGILPVQKTTKSIYKIITALCCSVGLSLSVQAQQDPIFNDAPAAPRGWQPLVRALDALTPKVDTSLALTPKDITDRITALLNNGQNQDALSAIQKRLEQREANAEIGVDVQLLFLQGRAYSQLGQHEKAVESYRQLTVFYPELPEPWNNLATEYMRQHKLDLAKEALDMALLANPQFQLALQNQGELLLMLAHESFKNAGNTQRSKDTEYILQQ, from the coding sequence ATGCCCATTATTGTTTTACCTTTACGCCTTATAGGGATCTTGCCTGTGCAAAAAACAACCAAATCCATTTATAAAATCATAACGGCACTCTGCTGTAGCGTCGGTCTTTCGTTGTCAGTACAGGCTCAACAAGATCCGATCTTCAATGACGCTCCCGCAGCACCTAGGGGCTGGCAACCTTTAGTACGCGCCTTAGATGCGCTCACACCTAAAGTCGATACGTCTTTGGCTCTGACGCCTAAAGACATTACTGATCGTATCACAGCCCTTTTAAATAACGGTCAAAATCAAGACGCATTATCTGCTATTCAAAAACGTCTAGAGCAACGTGAAGCCAATGCCGAAATAGGTGTAGATGTACAACTCTTGTTTTTACAGGGCCGCGCTTATTCCCAATTAGGGCAACACGAAAAGGCGGTAGAGTCCTATCGCCAATTAACTGTTTTTTATCCTGAGCTGCCTGAGCCTTGGAATAACTTAGCTACCGAATACATGCGACAACATAAGTTGGACTTAGCCAAAGAGGCCTTAGATATGGCGTTATTAGCCAATCCTCAGTTTCAGCTTGCTTTGCAAAACCAAGGCGAGCTGCTGCTAATGTTAGCCCACGAATCCTTTAAAAACGCAGGTAATACTCAACGCTCTAAAGACACCGAATATATCTTGCAACAGTGA
- a CDS encoding undecaprenyl-diphosphate phosphatase, whose product MTDYYWYLLKALLLGLIEGFTEFIPVSSTAHLLLLAEWISFPSDDNKVFEVVIQFGSILAVIWLFRARIIQLITGVFTGDRSEIMFMRNLILAFLPAAVIGALTIKYIKMLFHNPLVFVFTLVLGGLIMLWVERKPAYAKHGSNETAVSEKATAYTMEDISWKQALVVGFSQCLAMVPGTSRSGATIVGGMLAGIQRKTATEFSFFLAMPTMLAATVYDLYKNGAALNPDQTWGIVVGFIAAFFSALFLVKAVLRFVSKRTYRPFAWYRIALGAVVLAWLYLR is encoded by the coding sequence ATGACTGACTATTACTGGTATTTATTAAAAGCGCTTTTATTGGGACTGATCGAAGGCTTTACGGAGTTCATTCCGGTTTCTAGCACCGCGCATTTACTTTTATTGGCCGAGTGGATTTCATTTCCCTCTGATGATAATAAGGTATTTGAGGTAGTGATCCAGTTTGGCTCTATTTTGGCTGTGATTTGGTTATTCAGAGCACGCATTATTCAGCTAATTACCGGTGTATTTACTGGTGATAGGTCTGAAATTATGTTTATGCGTAATTTGATTTTAGCTTTCTTACCCGCAGCAGTAATTGGTGCTTTAACGATTAAATACATCAAAATGCTTTTTCATAATCCATTGGTGTTTGTATTTACCTTGGTATTGGGCGGGCTGATTATGTTGTGGGTAGAGCGTAAACCTGCTTATGCAAAGCATGGCAGTAATGAGACGGCGGTTTCCGAAAAAGCAACGGCATATACCATGGAAGACATCAGTTGGAAACAAGCCCTAGTTGTCGGGTTTTCGCAGTGCTTGGCGATGGTACCTGGGACCTCTAGATCAGGGGCAACCATTGTCGGGGGCATGCTGGCGGGTATTCAACGAAAAACAGCGACGGAATTTTCCTTTTTTTTGGCCATGCCTACGATGTTGGCCGCCACCGTTTATGATTTATATAAAAATGGGGCAGCATTAAACCCTGACCAGACCTGGGGTATTGTGGTGGGTTTTATTGCTGCCTTTTTTAGTGCTTTATTTTTAGTCAAAGCCGTATTGCGATTTGTCTCTAAACGAACCTATCGTCCCTTTGCTTGGTATCGTATTGCATTAGGGGCTGTTGTTTTGGCTTGGCTTTATTTGCGTTGA
- a CDS encoding acetyl-CoA carboxylase carboxyltransferase subunit alpha, whose protein sequence is MRNTFLEFEQPIAELEQKIDELRFVQADSAVDISEEVSRLQQKSQALARSIYAKLTPWQTALVARHPQRPYTLDYVREIFTDFHELHGDRMYADDKAIIGGLARFNGTPCMVIGHQKGRDTKERAKRNFGMPRPEGYRKALRLMRLAEKFQLPVFTFVDTPGAYPGIGAEERGQSEAIGHNLYAMAELKVPIISTIIGEGGSGGALAIAVGDVVMMLQYATYAVISPEGCASILWRSADKASTAAEALAITADRLKDFGLIDRVVNEPVGGAHRDPSTMARQLSRALADALRQVSGLSVDQLREQRLERLLSYGRYQEARS, encoded by the coding sequence ATGCGAAATACATTCCTAGAGTTCGAGCAACCTATTGCTGAACTCGAACAAAAAATAGACGAACTGCGATTTGTACAGGCGGATTCCGCTGTGGATATTTCCGAAGAGGTCAGCCGTCTACAGCAAAAAAGTCAGGCTTTGGCGCGTAGTATTTACGCAAAGCTAACGCCGTGGCAAACTGCCTTAGTGGCACGTCATCCTCAGCGTCCTTATACACTGGATTATGTACGAGAAATCTTCACGGATTTTCATGAGCTGCATGGCGATCGTATGTACGCCGATGATAAAGCGATTATTGGTGGGTTAGCTCGATTTAACGGTACACCATGCATGGTGATCGGCCATCAAAAGGGCAGAGACACCAAAGAGCGAGCTAAACGTAATTTTGGTATGCCTCGCCCAGAGGGTTACCGTAAAGCCTTGCGTTTAATGCGTTTGGCCGAAAAATTCCAATTACCTGTATTTACCTTTGTAGATACACCCGGAGCTTACCCCGGTATTGGGGCCGAAGAACGCGGTCAGTCCGAGGCCATTGGTCATAACTTATATGCGATGGCTGAACTCAAGGTTCCTATTATCTCCACCATCATTGGTGAGGGGGGGTCTGGTGGTGCCTTAGCGATTGCGGTGGGTGATGTAGTCATGATGTTGCAGTACGCGACATATGCCGTGATTTCCCCAGAGGGCTGTGCCTCCATTTTATGGCGTAGTGCTGATAAAGCATCGACTGCTGCCGAAGCCTTAGCGATTACTGCAGATCGATTAAAAGACTTCGGTCTTATTGATCGTGTCGTCAATGAGCCAGTGGGCGGGGCGCACAGAGATCCTTCCACCATGGCTCGTCAACTCAGTCGCGCATTAGCGGATGCCTTACGTCAGGTGTCAGGCTTATCTGTAGATCAATTACGTGAACAACGTTTAGAGCGTTTGTTATCTTATGGACGCTACCAAGAAGCCCGTAGCTAA
- a CDS encoding inositol monophosphatase family protein yields the protein MHPMLFTAIKAARRAGDIITRASRDLERVHVARKGPSDYVTEVDQAVEEAIIEVLAEAYPDHAFLGEESGDRQPDAEKVGKGGVEYQWVIDPLDGTTNFIHGFPHYAVSIAALHRGQLTHAVIFDPTSNEIFTASRGNGAFLDDRRIRVSDQRRYHDALIGAHVAGSGGALTSSSAFSGLLRECAAVRRTGSTVLDLAYVACGRLDGFCATNLKPWDMAAGALIAMEAGALVGDLEGEQSWYKTGDILAATPKLFPQMLMHLQD from the coding sequence ATGCACCCGATGCTATTTACCGCTATCAAAGCGGCACGCCGTGCAGGCGATATTATTACCCGCGCCAGTCGCGACCTTGAACGAGTGCATGTTGCACGCAAAGGCCCCAGTGATTATGTAACCGAGGTCGATCAGGCCGTCGAAGAAGCCATTATAGAAGTTTTAGCCGAAGCCTACCCAGATCATGCATTTTTAGGTGAAGAATCTGGTGATCGTCAACCCGACGCAGAAAAGGTCGGCAAAGGTGGGGTTGAATATCAATGGGTCATTGATCCATTAGATGGCACAACTAACTTTATTCATGGTTTCCCTCATTATGCCGTGTCTATTGCCGCATTGCATCGTGGGCAGTTAACTCATGCGGTTATTTTCGATCCAACCAGCAATGAGATCTTTACTGCAAGTCGTGGTAATGGCGCCTTTTTAGATGATCGTCGTATCCGCGTATCAGATCAACGTCGTTACCATGATGCATTAATTGGTGCGCATGTGGCTGGTTCTGGTGGTGCTTTAACCAGTAGCTCCGCGTTTTCCGGCTTACTTCGTGAGTGTGCAGCAGTGCGTCGCACTGGCTCTACCGTCCTGGATTTAGCCTATGTGGCATGTGGTCGTTTAGATGGTTTTTGCGCAACCAACCTCAAACCATGGGATATGGCTGCGGGTGCTCTGATTGCCATGGAGGCGGGTGCTTTAGTGGGCGATTTAGAGGGCGAGCAAAGCTGGTATAAAACGGGTGATATCTTAGCGGCTACACCTAAGCTATTCCCTCAAATGTTAATGCATTTGCAAGACTAA
- a CDS encoding DNA-3-methyladenine glycosylase family protein — MPDLPLYWDQAKTQLMKNDQILRKIIPRYEDGPLPSVSPFVTLVRAILAQQASRKTAHTQWLNFSDQYGLQPEPENIAILSAGSLQEIGLPLRKAEYIIGVSQHFAQGQIDIDRLDGLDNEQVIKALCKIRGIGRWTAEMFLIFNLRRADVLPLDDAALLKAISMHYFSGEPVSRFEAREVAQAWAPWCTVATWHLWRSLNAVAVHY; from the coding sequence ATGCCAGACTTACCCCTGTATTGGGATCAGGCAAAGACGCAGTTAATGAAAAATGATCAGATTCTGCGTAAAATCATCCCACGTTATGAGGATGGGCCGTTGCCGTCTGTATCGCCATTTGTGACCTTGGTACGCGCTATATTGGCTCAACAGGCCAGTCGTAAAACAGCACATACACAGTGGCTGAACTTTTCCGATCAGTATGGGTTACAGCCGGAACCGGAAAATATCGCTATACTTTCGGCTGGCAGCTTACAAGAAATTGGTTTGCCGCTACGCAAAGCTGAATATATTATTGGCGTATCTCAACACTTTGCCCAAGGTCAAATTGATATTGATCGATTAGATGGCTTGGATAATGAACAAGTCATCAAGGCATTGTGCAAGATACGAGGGATCGGTCGTTGGACGGCCGAAATGTTTTTGATTTTTAACTTGCGTCGTGCCGATGTGTTGCCCTTAGATGATGCGGCTTTATTAAAAGCCATTTCCATGCATTATTTTAGTGGTGAGCCGGTATCGCGTTTCGAAGCCCGCGAAGTCGCCCAGGCATGGGCTCCTTGGTGTACGGTGGCAACGTGGCACTTATGGCGCAGCTTAAATGCTGTGGCAGTGCATTATTAA
- a CDS encoding peptidylprolyl isomerase encodes MSTNPHVLLKTNKGDITIELDAEKAPKTVENFLNYVNSGFYNGTIFHRVINNFMVQGGGFEVGMAQKDTNAPVENEANNGLKNDRYTLAMARTNDPHSATAQFFINVADNDFLNHTNPTPNGWGYAVFGKVIAGNEVVDAIKGVKTGSKGFHQDVPVDDVIIESATLVE; translated from the coding sequence ATGAGCACAAACCCACACGTTTTATTAAAAACCAATAAAGGCGACATTACGATTGAGTTGGACGCCGAAAAAGCCCCTAAAACTGTAGAAAACTTTCTTAACTACGTTAATTCTGGTTTTTACAATGGCACCATCTTCCACCGTGTAATTAACAACTTCATGGTTCAAGGCGGTGGTTTTGAGGTCGGTATGGCTCAAAAAGACACCAATGCCCCAGTAGAAAACGAAGCGAACAATGGTTTGAAAAATGATCGCTACACGTTAGCTATGGCTCGCACAAATGACCCTCATTCCGCGACAGCACAGTTTTTTATTAACGTCGCTGATAATGATTTCCTAAACCACACAAACCCAACGCCTAATGGTTGGGGCTATGCGGTATTTGGTAAGGTTATCGCTGGTAATGAAGTCGTAGATGCCATTAAAGGCGTAAAAACAGGTAGCAAAGGTTTCCATCAAGACGTGCCTGTGGATGACGTGATTATCGAAAGCGCCACCCTTGTTGAGTAA
- the prpB gene encoding methylisocitrate lyase encodes MDQQHNEAAAVWLEQPTPTGLGAELAKKWTNKEFISIAGAYDPIGALLARQAGFDALYLSGGALTASLGLPDLGLITMDELVDRARAIVRAVRIPLVVDGDTGFGEALNTMRLVRELEDVGVAAVQLEDQVLPKKCGHLNGKQLVSADEMAQKIAAAARARRDLRIIARTDAVATEGLDVAIDRARRYVEAGADAIFPEALADEDQFKAFAAAIDAPLLANMTEFGRTPQTSATQFEAMGYAMAIWPVSSLRIAAKAQEAFYNELKQTGTAAGQVKNMQTRADLYELINYFGYESLDSSIQRTIVPDVLD; translated from the coding sequence ATGGATCAGCAACATAACGAAGCCGCAGCCGTTTGGTTAGAGCAACCTACACCAACAGGGCTAGGGGCGGAATTAGCAAAAAAATGGACGAATAAAGAATTTATTTCGATTGCGGGCGCCTATGACCCTATTGGCGCTTTACTGGCTCGTCAGGCGGGGTTTGATGCATTGTATTTATCTGGGGGTGCATTAACCGCTTCGTTGGGCTTGCCTGATTTGGGCTTAATCACGATGGATGAATTGGTAGATCGTGCTCGCGCTATAGTGCGAGCGGTACGTATACCACTGGTCGTTGATGGTGATACCGGATTTGGTGAAGCATTAAATACGATGCGTCTTGTGCGTGAGCTCGAGGACGTGGGTGTGGCTGCGGTACAGCTTGAGGATCAAGTCCTACCAAAAAAATGTGGTCATTTGAACGGCAAGCAATTGGTTTCTGCTGATGAGATGGCGCAAAAAATTGCAGCAGCGGCACGGGCCCGACGTGATTTGCGTATTATTGCACGCACGGATGCTGTGGCGACCGAGGGCTTAGATGTCGCTATTGATCGAGCACGTCGCTATGTAGAGGCGGGTGCGGATGCTATTTTCCCAGAGGCTTTAGCCGATGAGGACCAGTTTAAGGCATTTGCTGCTGCGATTGATGCCCCGTTGTTAGCCAATATGACGGAGTTTGGTCGTACACCACAAACCTCTGCCACGCAGTTTGAGGCCATGGGCTATGCCATGGCCATTTGGCCTGTTTCCAGTTTACGTATTGCGGCTAAAGCCCAAGAAGCGTTTTACAACGAGCTAAAACAAACAGGGACAGCAGCGGGGCAGGTGAAAAATATGCAAACTCGCGCTGACTTGTACGAGCTAATCAATTATTTTGGCTATGAGTCGCTAGATAGCAGCATTCAGCGCACGATTGTGCCTGATGTGTTGGATTAA